From a region of the Synechococcus sp. PCC 7502 genome:
- a CDS encoding MinD/ParA family protein produces the protein MPKIICVHSYRGGTGKSNLTANIATALAMEGHRVGVVDTDIQSPGVHFIFGLEEDDMDKTLNNFLWGQCNPEEVAYDVSPQQVIDLGGKIFLFPASIKPEDITRILNEGYDFKLLHFGFRQFVKRLELDYLIVDSHPGLNRETLLSFAVSNLLILILRPDRQDFQGTAVTVDIAKKLSVNKMSLVINKALDSMDLVTLRKKVEKTYDLNVLGVLTLSEDMLRLGSKGIFYLEFPEHPFSDEIHRIIKQIE, from the coding sequence ATGCCCAAAATTATATGTGTGCATTCCTATCGTGGTGGTACGGGTAAGTCCAATCTAACCGCAAATATTGCCACAGCCTTAGCCATGGAAGGGCATCGAGTTGGAGTCGTAGATACAGATATTCAGTCACCGGGGGTACATTTCATCTTTGGGCTAGAAGAAGATGATATGGATAAAACCCTAAATAATTTTCTATGGGGGCAGTGTAATCCTGAAGAAGTTGCCTATGATGTTTCCCCGCAACAGGTAATTGACTTAGGGGGCAAAATATTTCTGTTTCCTGCCAGCATCAAGCCTGAAGATATAACCCGCATCTTAAATGAAGGCTATGATTTTAAGCTACTACACTTTGGCTTTCGGCAATTTGTGAAGCGTTTAGAGCTTGATTACCTAATTGTGGACAGTCACCCAGGCTTAAACCGAGAAACATTGCTGTCCTTTGCGGTTTCTAATCTGTTAATTTTAATTTTGCGTCCTGATCGCCAAGATTTTCAAGGTACCGCCGTCACTGTGGATATCGCGAAAAAACTCAGCGTTAATAAAATGTCGTTGGTGATTAATAAGGCTTTGGACAGCATGGACTTGGTAACTTTGCGGAAAAAAGTAGAAAAAACTTACGATCTAAATGTTCTCGGAGTCCTAACCCTTTCCGAAGATATGTTGAGGTTAGGGAGTAAAGGCATATTTTACCTAGAGTTTCCAGAGCATCCCTTTAGTGATGAAATTCATCGCATTATTAAGCAAATTGAGTAA
- a CDS encoding SMI1/KNR4 family protein translates to MPQLTPDQEAQIPYYAKKWRDIAYSTDPIDREKVTEIINRAYSLIGKKAPPIIFCGSPFDYIQKVSVFSKNYQPIDYSRLADKLNQSFSGIFQGLGELYKQAEEVNNQTEDLAQGLEGLNPKLQTLVDEVLKTSFPQVFNLDNLEPNLEQLAQESKASSQLFKQELKQSFPEFELPEELGEGLNTDLQCGNDLFFKIPAQITHELGSCIRGLLGNGREFSPMRLHNLIDRSIDSFRQNLIPRLLGNCISNISLSDNYNWCDFSISILNCKCAQERWQVSLDIVQNCGYVYPFENLCYVCDRPTKILLDENELAHALGEPAIKYPDGFKIYAYRGTLLTEKYTSVPPSEWQAEWYKEESESRLREALIEVLPSEQLQVNWLLEEENTTLRKFLMEKFGYERISAELDINDDLNILPQALQDTYGSSLWVARAILQNRVEPKIQQVIERWQELGDDFNQLRRMILIDSLERILDWYKSNVPDYQDDFLPRLTFEEIEEQVKGLPFKLPKEVYDLYQWRNGSESQTVSFDGYYFSSLEVAIENNEYINEDWNIDMRKEYNYSPYLFPVFQGDKGSYDIQVNETKVDTVPIFDDFYQEPEMTTLFNSLTTMMMAIAESYETGVYVYNPEYNSVNWEDMKKSGEIRLKYNFGTVKQIYCDGG, encoded by the coding sequence ATGCCGCAACTAACCCCTGACCAAGAAGCACAGATTCCCTATTATGCAAAAAAGTGGCGTGACATTGCCTATTCCACTGATCCCATCGATCGAGAAAAAGTCACAGAGATTATCAACCGAGCATATTCCCTAATTGGTAAAAAAGCCCCACCGATTATTTTCTGTGGTAGCCCCTTTGACTATATTCAAAAAGTATCAGTTTTTAGTAAAAATTATCAGCCCATAGATTACTCAAGACTTGCAGATAAGCTTAATCAATCTTTTAGTGGCATATTTCAGGGATTAGGAGAGTTATATAAACAGGCTGAGGAAGTTAATAACCAGACTGAGGATCTTGCTCAGGGATTGGAAGGATTAAATCCAAAATTGCAGACTTTAGTTGATGAAGTTTTAAAAACAAGTTTCCCGCAAGTATTCAATTTAGATAATTTGGAACCAAATTTAGAACAATTAGCACAAGAAAGCAAAGCCTCTTCCCAACTGTTCAAACAAGAATTAAAGCAAAGCTTCCCAGAGTTTGAGCTTCCTGAAGAACTTGGGGAAGGCTTAAATACAGACTTACAATGTGGTAATGATTTATTTTTTAAAATCCCCGCTCAGATAACCCATGAATTAGGAAGTTGTATTCGAGGTTTACTTGGAAACGGACGTGAATTCTCTCCAATGAGACTACACAACTTGATTGACAGGTCAATTGACTCTTTTAGGCAAAACTTAATTCCTAGATTACTGGGAAACTGCATCTCTAATATCTCACTTTCTGATAACTATAATTGGTGTGATTTCAGTATTTCTATTCTCAATTGTAAATGCGCTCAAGAGAGGTGGCAGGTTTCCCTTGATATTGTGCAAAATTGTGGATATGTCTATCCATTTGAGAATCTTTGTTATGTTTGCGATCGCCCTACAAAAATCCTATTAGATGAGAATGAACTAGCTCATGCTTTAGGAGAACCTGCGATCAAGTATCCTGACGGATTCAAAATCTATGCCTATCGTGGAACTCTACTCACTGAAAAGTATACTTCTGTTCCCCCCTCTGAATGGCAGGCAGAATGGTATAAAGAAGAATCAGAAAGCCGTTTAAGGGAAGCTTTGATTGAGGTTTTACCTTCTGAGCAATTGCAGGTTAATTGGCTACTAGAAGAAGAAAATACAACTCTCAGAAAGTTTTTGATGGAAAAATTTGGATATGAGCGCATTTCTGCGGAGTTAGATATCAATGACGATTTAAATATCTTGCCGCAAGCTCTTCAAGATACCTATGGTTCAAGCCTATGGGTTGCGCGTGCTATATTACAAAATAGGGTGGAGCCAAAAATTCAACAGGTGATCGAAAGATGGCAAGAATTAGGTGATGATTTTAATCAACTCCGAAGGATGATTTTGATTGATTCTTTAGAACGTATTTTGGATTGGTATAAAAGTAATGTTCCAGATTATCAAGATGATTTCCTGCCAAGATTGACATTTGAAGAAATTGAAGAACAGGTCAAGGGCTTACCATTTAAACTTCCTAAGGAAGTCTATGATCTATACCAATGGCGCAATGGTAGTGAATCTCAGACAGTGAGCTTTGATGGATATTATTTCTCTTCTTTAGAAGTAGCTATAGAAAATAATGAATATATCAATGAAGATTGGAATATAGATATGCGGAAAGAATATAACTACTCTCCCTATCTTTTTCCTGTTTTTCAAGGTGATAAAGGTTCCTACGATATTCAAGTCAATGAGACTAAAGTTGATACAGTCCCCATCTTTGATGATTTTTATCAAGAGCCTGAAATGACAACACTTTTTAATAGCCTAACTACGATGATGATGGCGATCGCCGAAAGCTATGAAACAGGTGTATATGTTTACAATCCCGAATATAACAGTGTGAATTGGGAAGACATGAAAAAATCTGGAGAAATTCGTCTCAAATACAATTTTGGTACCGTAAAACAAATTTATTGCGATGGAGGATGA
- a CDS encoding Uma2 family endonuclease: MQVLLKPSNKSDQKITLTGISWEQFKLIQSGLVDTTGTRLFYHRGVLEILSTSLDHELIKGLLGALLEFFFLEKDIEFFIAGNCSQEQPKLVSLQADESYCFGELKSIPDLSIEIIFSSGNMGKLEKYLTLGTKEVWLWEDGTLDIYYLQEDKYQKLSRSHFLPDLDIQLLQKCLLISSHLEALKEFRQGIRLNNG; the protein is encoded by the coding sequence ATGCAAGTGTTATTAAAACCCTCAAATAAGTCAGATCAAAAGATTACCTTAACAGGAATTAGTTGGGAGCAGTTTAAATTAATTCAATCAGGCTTGGTAGATACAACTGGAACTAGGCTTTTTTATCACCGAGGAGTATTAGAAATTTTGTCCACGTCATTGGATCATGAGCTAATTAAGGGATTACTTGGCGCACTTTTAGAGTTTTTCTTTTTAGAGAAAGATATAGAATTCTTTATTGCAGGCAACTGTAGCCAAGAACAGCCCAAATTAGTCTCCCTTCAAGCTGATGAGTCCTACTGTTTTGGTGAGCTTAAATCTATTCCAGACCTCTCGATTGAGATTATCTTTTCTAGTGGGAATATGGGAAAACTAGAGAAGTATTTAACTTTAGGTACAAAAGAAGTTTGGCTATGGGAAGATGGCACATTGGATATTTATTACTTGCAAGAAGATAAGTATCAGAAACTTAGCCGCAGTCACTTTCTCCCAGATTTAGATATTCAGCTTTTACAGAAATGTTTGCTGATTTCTTCACACCTAGAAGCACTTAAAGAGTTTCGGCAAGGAATACGCTTAAATAATGGCTAA
- the radA gene encoding DNA repair protein RadA, whose amino-acid sequence MAKPKSRYVCNQCGSEFAQMFGRCPDCSAWGSLVEEAIAPVAEIHSLAQSITKSAKTKNTPAAAKASLTLAQIGDDHQTKLPSGYEELDRVLGGGIVPGSLVLIGGEPGIGKSTLLLGMAQQLMQRYPTLYVCAEESAQQVKLRSQRLGLTDTNSNQLYLLPETDLETILQELRSLRPPVAVIDSIQALYFANLNAAPGSVSQVRECTSALMRVAKRDNISLFIVGHVTKDGAIAGPKVLEHLVDTVLYFEGDRYATHRLLRSVKNRFGATQEIGVFEMVEQGLLEVRNPSELFLGNRDDPAPGTATIVACEGTRPLVVELQALVSPTSYSSPRRTTTGIESNRFLQILAVLEKRIGIPLSKLDAYVSAAGGLNVAEPAVDLGVAIALCASFRDRTVDPRTVMIGEVGLGGQVRAVSQLDLRLKEAAKLGFKRAIIPNGQVIQDYGLEIIPVTKVLEAIIAALPVTSKIKEGSESTNNPDGGLGLRPS is encoded by the coding sequence ATGGCTAAACCTAAATCTCGGTATGTATGTAACCAATGTGGATCAGAATTTGCCCAGATGTTTGGGCGTTGTCCAGATTGCAGTGCTTGGGGTTCTTTGGTTGAAGAAGCGATCGCCCCTGTGGCAGAAATCCACTCCTTAGCTCAGTCTATAACTAAATCTGCTAAAACTAAAAACACCCCTGCTGCTGCCAAGGCATCCCTTACCCTTGCCCAAATTGGTGATGATCATCAAACTAAACTACCTTCGGGCTATGAAGAGCTAGATCGAGTTTTAGGTGGCGGGATTGTACCGGGTTCCTTGGTTTTAATTGGCGGTGAACCGGGCATTGGTAAAAGCACCTTGCTCTTGGGTATGGCTCAACAATTGATGCAACGCTATCCCACGTTATATGTCTGTGCTGAGGAATCTGCCCAGCAGGTTAAATTACGATCGCAGCGTTTAGGCTTAACAGATACTAATTCCAATCAACTTTATCTTTTACCTGAAACTGATCTAGAGACAATTTTGCAGGAACTGCGATCGCTCCGTCCACCTGTGGCGGTAATAGATAGTATTCAGGCTCTCTATTTCGCTAATTTGAATGCTGCTCCAGGGTCGGTTTCCCAAGTACGGGAATGCACTTCGGCGTTAATGCGAGTGGCAAAACGGGATAATATTTCGCTGTTTATAGTTGGTCATGTCACTAAAGATGGGGCGATCGCAGGACCTAAGGTTTTAGAGCATTTAGTAGATACGGTTTTATATTTTGAAGGCGATCGCTATGCTACCCATAGATTATTGCGATCGGTCAAAAATCGGTTTGGAGCTACCCAAGAGATCGGCGTGTTCGAGATGGTAGAGCAAGGACTTTTAGAAGTACGAAATCCTTCAGAATTATTTTTAGGTAATCGAGATGATCCTGCCCCCGGCACTGCCACCATTGTTGCCTGTGAGGGCACTCGCCCGTTGGTGGTGGAATTACAAGCATTAGTTAGTCCCACCAGCTACAGCTCTCCTCGGCGTACAACTACTGGAATTGAAAGTAATCGGTTTTTACAAATTCTTGCTGTCCTCGAAAAACGCATTGGTATTCCCCTATCTAAGCTAGATGCCTATGTTTCGGCGGCAGGGGGCTTAAATGTGGCTGAACCTGCGGTGGATTTGGGGGTGGCGATCGCCCTATGTGCTAGTTTTCGCGATCGCACTGTTGATCCCCGTACGGTAATGATTGGTGAGGTGGGATTAGGTGGTCAAGTACGGGCAGTTTCGCAGTTGGATTTACGCTTAAAAGAGGCAGCAAAATTAGGATTTAAGCGCGCAATTATTCCCAATGGTCAGGTAATTCAAGACTATGGCTTAGAAATAATTCCAGTCACTAAAGTTTTAGAAGCAATTATTGCAGCTTTGCCTGTAACCTCTAAAATAAAGGAAGGCTCCGAAAGTACAAATAATCCTGATGGGGGTCTGGGGCTGCGCCCCAGTTGA
- a CDS encoding 2Fe-2S iron-sulfur cluster-binding protein, protein MKYKVQIHNRQNQTIFETEVDGDRYILDDLESQGVDLPSACISGACTTCAVRVKSGTIYQPNAIGLSQKLRDQGYALICSGYAESDLVLETQDENEVYYLQFGQYFDKQVRRRFWFSFPPLDQD, encoded by the coding sequence ATGAAATACAAAGTCCAAATTCATAATCGCCAAAACCAAACCATTTTTGAAACGGAAGTTGATGGCGATCGCTATATCCTCGATGATTTAGAATCTCAAGGTGTGGATTTGCCCTCTGCCTGTATTAGTGGAGCTTGTACCACCTGTGCGGTGCGGGTCAAGTCGGGAACTATCTATCAACCTAATGCGATCGGGCTATCGCAAAAACTTCGCGATCAAGGCTATGCCCTGATTTGCTCTGGCTATGCTGAATCGGATTTAGTGCTAGAAACCCAAGATGAGAATGAGGTGTATTACCTCCAATTTGGACAATATTTTGATAAGCAAGTCCGCCGCCGTTTTTGGTTTAGTTTTCCACCTTTAGATCAGGATTAA
- the obgE gene encoding GTPase ObgE, whose product MQFIDQAEIQVKAGKGGDGIVAFRREKYVPAGGPAGGNGGHGGSIIIEAVDDLQTLLDFRFQHIFKAEDGVRGGIKNMTGAKGADLLIKVPCGTVIVNAVTEAVLADLTVKGDRYLAAKGGKGGLGNKFFLSNRNRAPEHALPGLEGEEFHLRLELKLIAQVGIVGMPNAGKSTLISVLSAARPKVADYPFTTLVPNLGVVSKPDGDGIVFADIPGLIEGSHLGIGLGHDFLRHVERTKILIHLVDVASANPLADYETIQEEMSAYGHDLIQKKQILVLNKSDVLSPEEVKAIAAQFPEPPLIISAATKQGLDTLLQTVWKELGVSE is encoded by the coding sequence ATGCAATTTATAGATCAAGCAGAAATCCAAGTTAAAGCTGGTAAGGGTGGAGATGGAATTGTGGCTTTTCGACGGGAAAAGTATGTTCCCGCAGGAGGTCCAGCCGGTGGTAACGGTGGTCATGGCGGCTCTATAATTATTGAGGCTGTGGATGATTTACAAACACTCTTAGATTTTCGCTTTCAGCATATTTTTAAGGCTGAGGATGGGGTTCGGGGTGGAATTAAAAACATGACTGGGGCAAAGGGTGCCGATCTCTTAATTAAGGTTCCCTGTGGGACGGTAATTGTGAATGCCGTTACGGAAGCGGTTTTAGCAGATTTGACTGTAAAAGGCGATCGCTATCTCGCAGCGAAGGGTGGTAAAGGGGGGCTAGGTAATAAGTTCTTTTTGAGTAATCGTAATCGCGCTCCTGAACATGCTCTACCCGGACTAGAAGGCGAAGAGTTTCATTTGCGGTTGGAACTAAAGCTAATTGCTCAAGTGGGAATTGTGGGAATGCCCAATGCGGGAAAATCCACCTTAATATCTGTGTTATCTGCGGCTCGTCCCAAGGTTGCTGATTACCCGTTTACAACTTTAGTGCCAAATTTAGGGGTGGTTTCCAAACCCGATGGCGATGGCATTGTATTTGCAGATATTCCGGGATTAATTGAAGGTTCTCATCTTGGCATTGGTCTGGGGCATGATTTTCTCCGCCATGTGGAACGGACTAAGATTTTAATCCATTTAGTCGATGTCGCCTCCGCAAATCCCCTTGCTGATTACGAGACAATTCAAGAAGAGATGTCGGCATACGGGCATGATTTAATCCAGAAAAAGCAGATATTAGTTTTAAATAAAAGTGATGTACTTAGTCCAGAGGAAGTAAAAGCGATCGCTGCCCAATTTCCTGAACCTCCTTTAATAATTTCAGCCGCAACTAAGCAAGGATTAGATACCCTATTACAAACGGTGTGGAAGGAGCTAGGTGTTTCTGAATAG
- a CDS encoding SH3 domain-containing protein — MRLARIIKSTIVFAFILGIILACVHVVWQGLLAPYLVSPSKPMFKNQSDTLYKDRLAMPIVKFSPPPKPQPFKPIAADIKYKGKVNVSRGLVLRSEPKPNSNRVGGVEYKADVSVLKETPDKEWVYIQVESSQEKGWVRSGNIFRN; from the coding sequence ATGAGATTAGCTCGTATTATCAAATCCACTATAGTCTTTGCCTTTATACTCGGGATAATTCTTGCCTGTGTGCATGTGGTGTGGCAAGGTCTTTTAGCTCCCTATTTAGTTAGCCCCAGTAAACCAATGTTCAAGAATCAGAGTGATACTTTATATAAAGATCGACTGGCAATGCCCATTGTCAAATTTTCCCCACCGCCAAAGCCCCAACCATTTAAGCCAATTGCTGCTGACATAAAATATAAGGGCAAAGTAAATGTATCTAGGGGATTGGTGTTAAGAAGTGAGCCTAAGCCCAATTCTAACCGTGTAGGTGGAGTAGAATACAAAGCCGATGTATCCGTACTTAAGGAAACTCCTGATAAGGAATGGGTTTATATCCAAGTGGAGAGTAGTCAGGAAAAGGGCTGGGTGCGATCGGGTAATATTTTTCGGAATTAG
- a CDS encoding thioredoxin domain-containing protein: protein MNSSSASSANYLRNLLVAIAAIGLTIALFFSLRVQSSEVSLKAVAQSSMPLDVALANPQPTVMEFYADWCSSCQSMAADNLSLQQQYSGKINFVMLNVDNNKWLPEIDRFQVDGIPHFVFLGADNKVLGTAIGAIPRNILTENLESMLASLPLPHIRLNSGETSPFSSPRPADTTNPRDHG, encoded by the coding sequence ATGAATTCCTCTAGTGCCAGTTCTGCCAATTATTTGAGAAATTTATTAGTAGCGATCGCTGCCATAGGTTTAACCATTGCCTTGTTTTTTAGCTTACGGGTGCAAAGTAGTGAGGTTTCCTTAAAAGCAGTTGCCCAGTCTAGTATGCCCTTAGATGTGGCTCTAGCTAATCCCCAGCCTACAGTTATGGAGTTCTACGCTGATTGGTGTAGCAGTTGTCAGTCTATGGCAGCAGATAATTTAAGTTTGCAGCAGCAATACTCAGGCAAGATTAATTTTGTCATGCTCAATGTTGATAATAATAAGTGGCTTCCAGAAATAGATCGGTTTCAGGTGGATGGGATTCCTCATTTTGTATTTTTAGGGGCAGATAATAAAGTTTTAGGTACGGCGATCGGGGCAATTCCTCGCAATATTTTGACTGAAAATCTGGAGTCAATGCTGGCGAGTTTGCCTTTACCACATATCAGATTGAATTCAGGAGAGACTTCACCATTTAGTTCGCCTCGACCCGCCGATACCACTAATCCCCGAGATCACGGTTAA
- a CDS encoding DNA cytosine methyltransferase, translated as MSKKLLSLFSGCGGMDLGFDGGFKVHKDLVNSLINPNWILETHNNQVLLSKNNFDLVFANDIVKAAKNAWVSYFGQRGISPSVFHLDSIVNLVKDSELGKFSFPSNIDIVTGGFPCQDFSVAGKRKGFNSHKSHSGDLLDKSEISENRGQLYQWMKKVIEITAPKVFIAENVKGLISLANAKSIIESDFKSIGEYGYIVFAKVLFAPDYGIPQRRERIFFIGLNKQYLRPEAVIALQQELIPARLDPFPPKTHTATATQGSLFSSLLPLKPYTTVRSVLESLNEPEQEKQDLAQMKYSKAKHCGNHQGQIEVNLDGLSPTIRSEHHGNIEYRRLSLEHGGRYIDELNKGLSERRLTVRECARIQTFPDDYEFVRESKDELQLGASSSYKLIGNAVPPFLAYHFAKRLELIWDKLFITDNLIVNQRKDLVLPKICLTSVS; from the coding sequence ATGTCAAAAAAACTACTATCCCTATTTTCAGGTTGTGGAGGCATGGACTTGGGGTTTGATGGTGGATTTAAGGTACACAAAGATTTAGTAAATTCCTTGATTAATCCTAATTGGATTTTAGAAACACATAATAATCAAGTATTACTATCTAAAAATAATTTTGACTTGGTGTTTGCCAATGACATTGTTAAAGCTGCCAAAAATGCTTGGGTTTCTTACTTCGGACAAAGAGGCATAAGTCCATCTGTTTTTCACCTTGATAGTATTGTAAATTTGGTCAAAGACTCCGAACTTGGAAAATTCTCCTTCCCATCTAATATTGATATTGTGACTGGAGGGTTTCCATGTCAGGATTTTAGCGTCGCAGGGAAAAGGAAAGGATTTAATTCTCATAAAAGTCATAGTGGAGATTTACTGGATAAAAGTGAAATATCGGAAAATCGAGGTCAGTTATATCAATGGATGAAAAAAGTCATTGAAATTACTGCTCCAAAGGTATTTATTGCCGAGAATGTTAAAGGACTTATCTCCCTTGCTAATGCTAAATCAATTATTGAGTCGGATTTTAAATCTATTGGTGAGTATGGTTATATAGTCTTTGCCAAAGTTTTATTTGCTCCCGATTATGGTATCCCCCAACGGCGTGAACGAATTTTTTTTATAGGACTTAACAAACAATATTTACGCCCTGAAGCAGTGATCGCTTTACAGCAAGAATTAATCCCTGCAAGGCTTGATCCATTTCCTCCTAAGACTCATACGGCAACTGCCACTCAAGGCTCATTATTTAGCTCTTTGCTTCCCTTAAAACCATATACTACAGTCCGATCAGTATTAGAATCTTTAAATGAACCTGAACAAGAGAAGCAAGACTTAGCGCAGATGAAATACTCAAAGGCTAAACATTGCGGAAACCATCAAGGACAAATCGAAGTAAATTTAGATGGACTATCTCCGACAATTCGGTCTGAACATCATGGTAATATTGAATATCGAAGACTATCTTTAGAGCATGGTGGACGATATATTGATGAATTAAACAAAGGGCTATCAGAAAGAAGGCTAACTGTCAGGGAATGTGCTAGGATTCAAACTTTTCCTGATGACTATGAATTTGTTCGAGAATCTAAAGATGAATTACAACTAGGGGCAAGTAGTAGCTATAAATTAATTGGTAATGCCGTTCCTCCATTTCTAGCCTATCACTTTGCTAAAAGGCTTGAACTAATATGGGATAAGCTATTTATAACTGATAATCTGATAGTAAATCAACGAAAAGATTTGGTCTTACCTAAGATTTGTCTAACATCAGTAAGTTAG
- a CDS encoding IMS domain-containing protein, whose amino-acid sequence MRIQLDYYRILGLTPQAKIEQINQAYSDRNKSLPRREYSEKAISSRQKLLNVAHTVLADSSQRQLYDAQILPELLQSKHEHTFSIEIDNRDLCGAMLLLYELGEYDQIIKLSTTSTNFSDRDFLLTTGLAYLELGREFWSQGKYQAASYNYERGYEVLAKSEFFAEIKQELQAGLWQLRPYRVLELIASPETKAEGIALLKEILEQRRGIDGKGDDHSGLNIDKFLQFILEIRAYMTTAEQEQLFEEESRRPSLVASYLSVYALIAKGVSQSQPNAIRKAKNLLSKIGSSQNIYLEIAICALLLGQLTEATEFLDQSNETERLTTIYAMAKPENDPVKGLYQYTQVWLNTEIYPHFKDLIGQTVDLDSYFSDRHVQAYINELPNTSPVISEPLVFPQVAASPTFTEIFPKNTPKSQKNSQTNDPLLPTVVAPRVSSRPRPKARYKFHPERLILFLLTVFAIGGGSIILGYMGWNYFTKTKAPAISSEPVLKPVIIASLANLKPIAPIVPNLAESIDQKLATEIITTWQKTKADALGSQFKLEGLEQILAEPLLTQWRSRATGLKNTNSYAEYILKSATVKEFKSIDKNQASVLTNISEVRNYYTNGQLDQKDSKQDTYDVEYILTKTNNKWLISAMNVR is encoded by the coding sequence GTGCGGATTCAACTAGATTACTATCGCATTTTAGGTCTAACTCCCCAAGCAAAAATTGAGCAGATTAATCAGGCGTACAGCGATCGCAATAAATCCTTGCCTCGCCGTGAATATTCTGAAAAAGCAATCTCATCCCGTCAAAAGCTCTTAAATGTTGCCCACACAGTCTTAGCAGATAGTTCACAACGGCAACTGTACGATGCTCAAATTCTACCTGAGTTATTGCAGTCTAAGCATGAACATACATTCTCGATTGAAATTGATAATCGTGATCTATGTGGGGCAATGCTGTTATTGTACGAGCTAGGCGAATACGATCAGATTATTAAGCTGAGTACCACTAGTACCAATTTTAGCGATCGTGATTTCCTGCTCACAACGGGTTTAGCATACCTAGAACTAGGGCGAGAATTTTGGAGTCAAGGTAAATATCAAGCTGCTTCTTATAACTATGAGCGTGGTTATGAGGTTTTAGCCAAGTCGGAATTTTTTGCGGAAATCAAACAAGAATTACAAGCTGGATTATGGCAGTTGCGCCCCTATCGAGTGTTGGAATTAATCGCATCGCCAGAGACAAAGGCTGAGGGTATTGCCTTACTCAAAGAGATTTTAGAGCAACGGCGCGGGATTGACGGGAAAGGAGATGATCATTCGGGCTTAAACATTGACAAGTTTTTACAATTTATCTTAGAAATAAGAGCCTATATGACCACAGCAGAGCAGGAGCAATTGTTTGAAGAAGAATCTCGTCGTCCATCTTTAGTTGCCAGTTACCTATCGGTTTATGCCCTGATTGCCAAAGGTGTATCCCAATCCCAACCCAATGCAATTCGTAAGGCTAAAAATCTCCTGAGTAAAATTGGCTCCTCCCAAAATATCTATCTGGAAATTGCAATCTGTGCTTTATTGTTGGGGCAATTAACAGAAGCCACTGAATTTTTAGATCAAAGTAATGAAACTGAGCGATTAACGACCATTTATGCAATGGCAAAACCAGAAAATGATCCCGTGAAGGGGCTATATCAATATACTCAGGTATGGCTGAATACAGAGATTTACCCTCACTTTAAAGACCTAATTGGTCAAACCGTAGATTTAGATTCCTATTTTAGCGATCGCCATGTTCAGGCATATATCAATGAACTCCCTAATACTAGTCCCGTAATCTCAGAACCGTTAGTTTTTCCCCAAGTAGCTGCTAGTCCTACATTTACAGAAATTTTTCCCAAAAATACTCCGAAAAGTCAAAAAAACAGCCAAACCAATGATCCCCTTCTGCCTACGGTAGTCGCTCCGAGGGTTAGTTCTCGCCCCAGACCAAAGGCTAGATATAAATTTCATCCCGAACGTTTGATCCTATTTTTACTGACTGTTTTTGCGATCGGTGGAGGTTCTATTATTTTGGGATATATGGGTTGGAATTACTTTACTAAGACTAAAGCCCCTGCAATTAGCTCTGAGCCAGTCTTAAAGCCTGTAATTATTGCTAGCCTTGCTAATCTTAAACCGATCGCACCCATAGTTCCTAACCTAGCAGAAAGCATTGATCAAAAACTGGCAACGGAAATCATTACAACTTGGCAAAAAACTAAAGCCGATGCCCTTGGCAGTCAATTTAAACTAGAAGGATTAGAGCAAATTTTGGCAGAACCGCTACTTACCCAGTGGCGATCGCGGGCTACGGGACTTAAAAATACTAATTCCTATGCTGAATATATTCTCAAATCCGCTACGGTTAAAGAGTTTAAGTCAATTGATAAAAACCAAGCATCGGTGCTAACTAATATTTCAGAAGTCCGCAATTACTATACCAATGGACAACTTGATCAAAAAGACTCCAAGCAGGATACCTATGATGTGGAGTACATCTTGACTAAAACCAATAATAAATGGCTAATATCGGCAATGAATGTGCGGTAA